The Rhodocytophaga rosea genome has a segment encoding these proteins:
- a CDS encoding response regulator translates to MKAQPQFENVLLVDDDEISCIVSTAILKGAKIGSQIQSVYNGNQALDFLTKQCLESKERNFCPALLFLDLNMPVMDGFEFLEAFTHHEKLKELDLSIVVLTSSAYSKDMEKAYRYPIAGFITKPITPEKLQSIFK, encoded by the coding sequence ATGAAAGCTCAACCTCAATTTGAGAACGTTTTACTTGTAGATGATGACGAAATCAGCTGTATTGTATCCACGGCTATACTGAAGGGAGCCAAAATAGGTTCTCAGATACAATCAGTATATAATGGAAATCAAGCCTTAGATTTTCTCACGAAACAATGTTTAGAAAGTAAGGAAAGAAATTTCTGTCCGGCCTTGCTATTTTTAGATCTGAATATGCCTGTAATGGACGGCTTTGAATTTTTAGAAGCCTTTACACATCATGAGAAGTTAAAGGAATTAGACTTATCAATCGTTGTTCTTACTTCATCGGCCTATTCAAAGGATATGGAAAAGGCTTACCGGTATCCAATCGCCGGATTTATTACCAAGCCCATTACACCCGAAAAACTCCAGTCAATATTTAAGTAA
- a CDS encoding dienelactone hydrolase family protein, translating to MYQVKYKRMFFKRFALACLFLVFTSFWAAAQTEVSDVGNFYPLLEAYSARQNCRLSFLAKERKNVEEWRKEARAKLNELLAFTPPPAPLATQILDTIKREGYTQYLVRYNVNALQQTEAFLLVPDNLTKSAPAVIALHDHGGFYFYGKEKHTLTDNRPQILVDYIKNLYEGRTYADELAKRGYVVLCPDVLYFGSQKLDLDKMPSLTKENFPDLQSADEATRIKAFNKLANGQETIMAKTMFTAGTTWLGIILQSDRVAIDFLLSRPEVDPQKIACMGLSLGGLRSTYLFGMDARVKAGIIAAFSTTYAYMLQEYVRHTWMMYVPRQYQYLDLPDVASLNAPRPLLVLNCKQDALFHPDGMKAAEKKLSAIYTWMKAKDKFTCNYYDVPHSLTIAMQEDAFAWLDKWLK from the coding sequence ATGTATCAAGTAAAGTATAAGCGTATGTTCTTCAAAAGATTTGCCCTTGCCTGCCTGTTTCTGGTATTTACCAGCTTTTGGGCAGCAGCTCAAACAGAAGTATCAGATGTAGGTAACTTTTATCCATTGCTGGAAGCCTATTCTGCCAGACAGAACTGCCGTTTATCCTTTCTGGCCAAAGAGCGGAAAAATGTGGAAGAATGGAGAAAAGAAGCCAGAGCAAAGCTGAATGAGTTGCTTGCTTTTACACCTCCGCCAGCTCCGCTCGCTACGCAAATACTTGACACGATTAAAAGAGAAGGTTATACGCAATATCTGGTGAGGTATAATGTAAATGCTTTGCAGCAGACAGAAGCTTTTTTACTTGTGCCAGATAACTTAACCAAGTCAGCACCAGCCGTAATTGCCCTGCATGATCACGGAGGGTTTTATTTTTATGGAAAGGAGAAACATACCTTAACCGATAACAGGCCGCAGATTCTGGTGGATTATATCAAAAATCTGTATGAAGGCCGAACCTATGCCGATGAACTAGCCAAACGGGGATATGTCGTGCTATGTCCGGATGTGTTGTATTTTGGCTCCCAGAAACTGGATCTGGATAAAATGCCTTCCCTCACAAAAGAAAACTTTCCGGATTTGCAGTCTGCAGACGAAGCAACCAGGATCAAAGCATTCAATAAACTGGCGAATGGCCAGGAAACGATCATGGCCAAAACCATGTTTACCGCTGGTACTACCTGGTTAGGAATAATTCTGCAAAGTGACCGGGTAGCTATTGATTTTCTGTTATCGAGGCCAGAAGTAGATCCGCAAAAAATTGCGTGTATGGGGCTTTCCTTAGGCGGATTGCGTAGTACCTATTTGTTTGGTATGGATGCCCGTGTCAAAGCCGGGATTATTGCCGCTTTTTCTACTACCTATGCCTATATGCTGCAGGAATATGTGCGCCATACCTGGATGATGTACGTACCCCGGCAATACCAGTATCTGGATCTGCCGGATGTAGCCTCACTGAATGCCCCTCGCCCTTTACTAGTACTGAACTGTAAGCAAGATGCGCTTTTTCATCCGGATGGGATGAAGGCCGCAGAAAAGAAACTCTCAGCTATATACACCTGGATGAAAGCAAAGGATAAGTTTACCTGTAATTATTACGATGTGCCCCACTCTTTAACCATTGCTATGCAGGAAGATGCATTTGCCTGGCTGGATAAATGGTTGAAGTAA
- a CDS encoding Gfo/Idh/MocA family protein, with the protein MNNPEKVSTRRSFLATTGAAVTGSLLLNPFAITAQPLTRAAGKLRLAMVGTGSRGIGMWGVDVNQQYKDHIEFVGLCDTNPGRLEYAKNKIGVSCPVFTDFEKMMKEAKPDTLIVTTVDATHHDFIIKGMEMGANIITEKPMTTDEKKCQAIIDAEKRTGKKVTVTFNYRYSPHRAKMYELLRQGAIGKLTSVDFHWYLDTSHGADYFRRWHRLEEKSGSLWVHKATHHFDLLNWWIDSDPTEVYASAALEHYGKNNPFLDTNCRPCPHKGKCNFYFDITKNKNYMELYVNNEKHDGYLRDGCVFKEDINIYDKMAATIKYMNGVQVAYSLTTYSPYEGYRIAFNGTEGRLEAWIEESNPVEKKDYDELMLTKNFGKREFFKIPHGTSGHGGGDRLLKDKIFLPNKPDPLRQSAGTRDGALSVLVGVAARNSSKSGQPVKIADLTSIKPQVQKA; encoded by the coding sequence ATGAATAATCCAGAAAAAGTATCCACCCGGAGAAGCTTTTTAGCCACTACCGGAGCTGCAGTTACAGGAAGCTTATTGCTCAATCCGTTTGCTATCACTGCACAACCGCTCACTAGGGCTGCCGGTAAATTACGGCTGGCCATGGTAGGTACCGGGAGCCGGGGTATCGGCATGTGGGGCGTAGATGTAAATCAGCAATATAAAGATCACATCGAATTTGTGGGCCTTTGCGACACAAACCCCGGACGTCTGGAATATGCCAAAAATAAAATAGGTGTTTCTTGTCCGGTTTTTACGGATTTTGAAAAAATGATGAAAGAGGCAAAACCTGATACCCTCATTGTAACCACGGTAGATGCAACCCACCATGATTTTATAATTAAAGGCATGGAAATGGGGGCCAATATTATTACCGAGAAACCCATGACCACCGATGAAAAGAAATGCCAGGCTATTATCGATGCAGAAAAACGAACCGGAAAAAAAGTTACCGTTACTTTCAATTACCGCTACTCTCCCCACCGGGCCAAAATGTATGAACTGCTCCGCCAGGGGGCCATTGGCAAATTAACTTCCGTAGATTTTCACTGGTATCTGGATACAAGCCACGGAGCCGATTATTTCCGCCGCTGGCACCGGCTGGAAGAAAAAAGTGGTTCTTTATGGGTACATAAAGCTACGCACCATTTTGACCTGCTCAACTGGTGGATAGACAGCGATCCAACCGAAGTATATGCCTCTGCTGCTTTGGAACACTATGGAAAAAACAATCCGTTCCTGGATACCAATTGCCGTCCTTGTCCCCATAAAGGCAAATGCAATTTTTATTTTGATATCACCAAGAACAAGAACTACATGGAGCTGTATGTGAACAACGAAAAGCACGATGGCTACCTGCGTGACGGCTGTGTGTTTAAAGAAGATATTAATATTTATGATAAAATGGCGGCTACCATCAAATACATGAATGGGGTACAGGTAGCGTATTCTCTCACAACCTACTCACCCTATGAAGGATACCGCATAGCCTTCAACGGCACCGAAGGCCGGCTGGAAGCCTGGATTGAAGAAAGTAATCCGGTAGAGAAAAAAGATTATGATGAACTGATGCTGACCAAAAACTTTGGCAAACGGGAATTCTTTAAAATTCCGCATGGAACCAGCGGTCATGGTGGAGGCGACAGACTATTAAAAGATAAAATATTTCTGCCCAATAAACCAGATCCGCTCCGGCAGTCAGCAGGTACACGAGATGGGGCTTTATCCGTACTGGTGGGAGTAGCTGCCCGGAATAGTTCTAAAAGCGGACAACCAGTAAAAATAGCTGATCTGACTTCTATTAAACCACAGGTACAAAAAGCATAG
- a CDS encoding nuclear transport factor 2 family protein: MKKLLGLFLCVIVAICVQAQSKEEKEVATAVETLKKAMLDGTRKDLENIAANELSYGHSNGLIENKAEFVEALASGKNDFVTINLAEQTVKMAGNTALVRHKLTGETNNGGQAGTVNLSVLLVWQKQQGQWKLLARQAVKLL, encoded by the coding sequence ATGAAAAAACTCCTGGGATTATTTCTGTGCGTGATAGTAGCTATTTGTGTACAAGCGCAATCAAAAGAAGAAAAAGAGGTAGCGACAGCCGTAGAAACACTGAAAAAAGCTATGCTGGATGGAACCCGGAAAGATCTGGAAAATATAGCCGCAAATGAACTCAGTTATGGCCATTCCAACGGATTAATTGAAAACAAAGCAGAGTTTGTAGAAGCCCTGGCCAGTGGCAAAAATGACTTTGTCACTATTAACTTAGCCGAACAAACTGTAAAAATGGCGGGCAATACAGCGCTGGTGCGGCATAAACTTACCGGCGAAACCAATAACGGTGGCCAGGCTGGAACGGTAAACCTGAGCGTATTACTCGTATGGCAAAAACAGCAGGGGCAATGGAAACTACTCGCCCGGCAAGCTGTTAAACTTTTGTAA
- a CDS encoding MFS transporter: protein MQILESAPQTTLTGKIGNFRWRIVALLFFATTINYIDRNVLSFVMADDGFRREMLGLAANTPLTDADHSAFLAEYGRVDAVFKFAYGLGFILMGWFIDKIGVRKGYAVAIFLWVGSALSHSFATTFGRLRLFRFTLGIGEAGNFPSAIKTVAEWFPIKERSKAVGIFNSGANIGIIFTAALVPVIITSYGWQATFLVTSSLGFVLLICWLLVYRRPEEHPKLGKAELAYIKSDGEDETGTVKINWFKLLSYRQTWAFALGKFLTDMVWWFYLSFLPDFFKQAGTFQLDLKQLSLPFIVIYIVSDAGSILFGWLSSKLISMGWTQNAARKLTMLICALCVLPVFFASITESLPVAVALIAVAAAAHQGWSANLFSTATDMFPKKVVSSVIGIGGYLEPLAVPYSPTMLEPSPAPMDIYPYSSLPPRLTCWHWPLFNF from the coding sequence ATGCAAATCCTTGAATCTGCTCCCCAAACCACTCTCACCGGTAAAATCGGGAATTTCCGCTGGCGCATTGTAGCACTGCTCTTTTTTGCGACCACCATCAATTACATCGACCGGAATGTACTTAGCTTTGTGATGGCTGACGATGGATTCCGCAGGGAAATGCTGGGTCTGGCAGCCAATACCCCTCTTACCGATGCTGATCACAGTGCATTTCTGGCAGAATATGGACGGGTAGATGCTGTTTTTAAGTTTGCTTATGGGTTAGGTTTTATTTTGATGGGATGGTTTATCGACAAGATAGGTGTACGGAAAGGATATGCAGTAGCCATTTTTTTATGGGTAGGTTCTGCTTTATCGCATAGTTTCGCCACTACCTTTGGGCGTTTACGGCTGTTCCGGTTTACGCTGGGTATTGGAGAAGCCGGCAATTTTCCTTCTGCGATTAAAACGGTAGCGGAATGGTTTCCCATCAAAGAACGGAGTAAAGCGGTAGGTATTTTTAATTCAGGAGCCAATATTGGCATCATCTTTACAGCCGCTCTGGTGCCTGTAATTATTACTTCCTATGGCTGGCAGGCTACGTTCCTGGTCACCAGTTCATTGGGTTTTGTCCTGCTTATCTGCTGGCTGCTGGTATACCGTCGTCCGGAAGAACACCCCAAACTGGGAAAAGCGGAACTGGCTTATATTAAAAGCGATGGAGAAGACGAAACAGGCACTGTAAAAATCAACTGGTTTAAATTGCTGAGCTACCGCCAAACCTGGGCTTTTGCCTTAGGAAAATTTCTGACAGATATGGTCTGGTGGTTTTACCTGAGTTTTCTGCCCGATTTTTTCAAACAGGCTGGCACCTTTCAGCTCGATCTCAAACAACTCTCCCTCCCCTTTATTGTAATTTATATCGTATCGGATGCCGGCAGTATTTTATTCGGATGGCTTTCCAGCAAACTCATCAGTATGGGCTGGACACAGAATGCAGCCAGGAAACTCACCATGCTCATTTGTGCGCTTTGTGTACTTCCGGTTTTTTTTGCTTCTATTACCGAAAGTTTACCGGTTGCCGTAGCTTTAATTGCTGTTGCTGCTGCCGCCCATCAGGGCTGGAGTGCCAACTTATTCTCCACGGCTACCGATATGTTCCCTAAAAAAGTGGTGAGTTCTGTAATCGGAATCGGGGGTTATTTGGAGCCATTGGCGGTGCCTTATTCTCCTACAATGCTGGAACCATCGCCGGCACCTATGGATATTTACCCTTATTCATCATTGCCTCCTCGGCTTACCTGCTGGCATTGGCCGTTATTCAATTTTTAG
- a CDS encoding bifunctional nuclease domain-containing protein, translating to MDVEYREVVYLFYYEGKSINYICNKLLISKPLVKVRLHRARKELKAILELDSEFKGYQQYFINKTSMKKVRIIDMILGGENNQSCSILLYEEDSSKVLSMVITKEEAENMLIAMKGIDFPRPLTFNLITEIIRTNHLIPEGAFITEVLNGILISTLRLKNELGIKNYDSRPSDAITIALMFNCPIYVSQNVQDKVGFPVPEKYKNIKPQEKGIDHLTQLIENSLSDMETKLASLKAKKSVNDMQEQIDRLMNYVFGAA from the coding sequence TTGGATGTAGAATACCGGGAAGTGGTATATCTGTTTTACTATGAAGGAAAAAGTATAAATTATATTTGTAATAAGCTCTTGATTTCAAAGCCGTTAGTAAAAGTCAGACTTCATCGGGCAAGAAAAGAATTAAAAGCAATTCTGGAACTAGATTCGGAATTTAAAGGATACCAACAATACTTCATTAACAAAACTAGTATGAAAAAAGTCAGGATAATTGACATGATTCTCGGAGGAGAGAATAACCAAAGTTGCAGCATATTATTGTATGAAGAAGATTCATCAAAGGTGTTGTCTATGGTGATCACCAAGGAAGAAGCGGAAAACATGTTAATTGCTATGAAAGGTATTGATTTCCCCAGGCCTTTGACTTTTAACCTCATTACTGAAATTATTCGAACTAATCATCTGATTCCAGAAGGTGCCTTCATTACCGAAGTTTTGAATGGCATTCTTATTTCTACCCTCAGGCTGAAAAATGAGTTGGGTATTAAAAATTATGATTCACGACCTAGCGATGCCATTACTATTGCATTGATGTTCAACTGCCCAATCTACGTTTCGCAAAATGTTCAGGATAAAGTAGGATTTCCTGTTCCTGAAAAGTATAAAAATATAAAACCACAGGAAAAAGGAATTGATCACTTGACTCAGCTTATAGAAAATTCATTATCGGATATGGAAACAAAACTAGCCTCTCTTAAGGCCAAAAAGTCGGTGAATGACATGCAGGAACAGATCGACAGATTAATGAACTATGTTTTCGGTGCCGCATAG
- a CDS encoding RNA polymerase sigma factor, whose translation MKSNQEIELIDKVLKGDKKAFNILVDKYYKYCLDKASRIMGDREVAKDLVQNGIIQAYVSLGNLKDKTSFKFWLGGIVTNICKNYIRDNKKSICHYDSTMMTSATGRMSKKKK comes from the coding sequence ATGAAATCCAATCAGGAGATTGAGTTAATAGATAAAGTCTTAAAAGGCGATAAAAAGGCGTTTAATATTCTGGTTGACAAGTATTACAAATATTGCCTTGATAAAGCCAGTAGAATAATGGGTGATAGGGAGGTGGCAAAAGACCTCGTGCAAAATGGGATCATACAGGCGTATGTCTCTCTGGGCAATCTGAAAGATAAAACCTCTTTTAAATTCTGGCTTGGCGGAATTGTTACTAATATCTGCAAAAATTATATACGCGATAATAAAAAAAGTATTTGTCACTACGACAGTACTATGATGACTTCCGCAACCGGGAGAATGTCGAAGAAGAAAAAATAG
- the uxaC gene encoding glucuronate isomerase, whose protein sequence is MYSLAGITRKFLDEDFLLQNPTARQLYHDFAKDMPIIDYHCHLPPKEIAENKQFANLTQIWLYGDHYKWRAMRTNGIAESFCTGDKPDYEKFEKWAQTVPFTLRNPLYHWTHLELQRYFNVYDLLHAETAEEIYNTCSALLQTEEYAVRALLRKMKVEVVCTTDDPTDTLEYHQKIKESGFDIQVLPAFRPDKAMAVENPAVFNVYVDQLEAITNQTIDNLDEFLAALKKRHDFFASMGCKLSDHGLEVIYAEDYTGQEIKSIFNKLRAGEKPEAQEVLKFKSAMLFEFALWDWEKGWTQQYHLGALRNNNSRMMRTLGPDTGWDSIGDFSQARSLARFLNRLDAENRLAKTILYNLNPADNDLIATMTGNFNDGSIAGKIQFGSAWWFLDQKDGMISQLNSLSNMGLLSRFIGMITDSRSFLSYPRHEYFRRILCNLLGKDVENGELPADIPWLGQVVQNICYYNAKTYFGF, encoded by the coding sequence ATGTATTCACTCGCAGGCATCACCAGGAAATTTTTAGATGAAGATTTTCTCTTACAAAACCCAACAGCCAGGCAGCTTTACCATGATTTTGCGAAGGATATGCCCATCATTGACTACCATTGTCACCTGCCGCCTAAGGAGATTGCTGAGAACAAACAATTCGCCAACCTAACGCAGATCTGGCTGTATGGCGATCACTATAAGTGGCGGGCTATGCGCACCAATGGCATAGCCGAAAGTTTTTGCACGGGTGATAAACCTGATTATGAAAAATTTGAAAAGTGGGCGCAAACCGTTCCCTTTACCCTTCGCAATCCACTCTACCACTGGACGCACCTGGAATTACAGCGGTATTTTAATGTGTATGACTTGTTACATGCAGAAACGGCAGAAGAGATTTACAATACGTGTTCTGCTTTACTTCAAACAGAAGAGTATGCGGTAAGAGCCTTACTCCGGAAAATGAAAGTGGAAGTAGTGTGTACTACCGATGACCCTACCGACACACTGGAATATCACCAGAAAATAAAAGAAAGCGGATTTGACATACAAGTGTTACCGGCTTTCCGTCCGGATAAAGCCATGGCTGTCGAAAATCCCGCCGTTTTTAACGTCTACGTAGATCAGCTGGAAGCAATAACCAACCAGACCATTGATAACCTGGATGAATTTCTGGCGGCCCTCAAAAAGCGGCACGACTTCTTTGCTTCGATGGGCTGCAAATTATCCGATCATGGACTGGAGGTAATCTATGCTGAAGATTATACCGGGCAGGAGATCAAATCCATTTTCAATAAACTCAGGGCAGGAGAAAAACCAGAGGCTCAGGAAGTACTCAAATTTAAATCGGCGATGCTGTTTGAGTTTGCCCTCTGGGATTGGGAAAAAGGCTGGACGCAGCAGTACCATTTGGGTGCTTTACGCAATAATAATTCCCGCATGATGCGCACCCTGGGTCCGGATACAGGCTGGGATTCGATTGGCGATTTTTCGCAGGCCAGATCATTAGCCAGATTCCTCAACCGGCTGGATGCAGAGAACCGCCTTGCCAAAACTATCCTGTATAACCTGAACCCGGCAGACAATGACCTGATAGCAACCATGACCGGGAATTTCAATGATGGCTCTATTGCTGGAAAAATTCAGTTTGGTTCCGCATGGTGGTTCCTGGATCAGAAAGATGGGATGATCAGTCAATTAAATTCCTTGTCAAACATGGGCTTGCTGAGCCGTTTTATTGGGATGATAACCGATTCCAGAAGTTTTCTTTCGTATCCCCGGCATGAGTACTTCCGCCGTATTTTATGTAACCTGCTGGGCAAAGATGTAGAGAATGGAGAACTCCCGGCTGATATTCCATGGCTGGGGCAAGTGGTGCAGAATATTTGCTACTATAATGCCAAAACCTATTTTGGTTTCTAA
- a CDS encoding tagaturonate reductase has translation MNHLSRAYLPSVAPASDLQLPDEALFNLPEKVLQFGTGVLLRGLPDYFIDKANRQGIFNGRIVVVKSTDSGDSSSFDKQDNLYTLCVRGIENGQVVEEDIICSAISRVLSAKTQWQSVLACAGNPDMQVVISNTTEVGIQLLEMDTIDLKPPVSFPGKLLAFLYERFKAFGGSKDSGLVIVPTELIVDNGKKLESIVLELAYRNGLKEDFLDWIENYNFFCNSLVDRIVPGKPDAQFIKALEGRLNYTDALLAMSEVYRLWAIEGNEAVKSVLSFYQVDEGVRIEPSIDTYRELKLRLLNGTHTLSCGLAFMAGFSTVKAAMQHQTASGFISKLMLSELAASLPDSITEAKAQEFGLQVLDRFRNPYIEHKWISITLQYSFKMKTRNVASILNYYRVHNRVPEYVSLGFAAYLLFMKAVREERKEFYGEINGENYLISDDKAAYYYEKWNTLSVEELVADVLQNEALWGENLSNLPGFAASVTENLKRLQSEGALACIASLLLGMHSD, from the coding sequence ATGAACCATTTATCCCGTGCCTACCTGCCCTCTGTTGCACCTGCATCTGACCTGCAACTTCCAGATGAGGCTTTGTTCAACTTACCTGAGAAAGTATTGCAGTTTGGAACTGGTGTTTTGCTTCGAGGTTTACCAGATTATTTTATAGATAAAGCCAACCGGCAGGGAATATTTAATGGCCGCATCGTTGTGGTCAAATCTACCGATTCCGGCGATAGTAGTTCTTTTGACAAGCAGGATAATTTATACACCCTTTGTGTTCGCGGTATTGAAAACGGGCAGGTGGTGGAAGAAGATATTATTTGCTCCGCCATCAGCCGGGTATTATCTGCCAAAACACAATGGCAGTCCGTTCTGGCATGTGCCGGAAATCCGGATATGCAGGTAGTTATTTCCAATACAACCGAAGTGGGAATTCAACTCCTTGAAATGGATACGATTGACCTGAAACCGCCGGTATCTTTTCCGGGAAAATTACTGGCTTTCCTGTATGAACGCTTCAAAGCCTTTGGTGGAAGCAAAGATTCCGGACTGGTGATTGTGCCAACAGAACTCATTGTGGATAATGGCAAAAAACTGGAATCGATTGTACTGGAACTGGCTTACCGGAATGGCCTGAAGGAAGATTTTCTGGACTGGATAGAAAACTATAATTTCTTCTGCAATTCTTTAGTTGACCGGATTGTGCCAGGTAAACCAGATGCTCAGTTTATCAAAGCACTGGAAGGGCGGTTGAATTACACTGATGCCTTACTTGCCATGTCGGAGGTATATCGACTCTGGGCAATTGAAGGAAATGAAGCGGTAAAATCTGTGTTATCGTTTTATCAGGTGGATGAAGGGGTAAGGATTGAACCTAGTATTGATACGTACCGGGAATTAAAACTTCGTTTGCTCAATGGCACGCATACCTTAAGTTGTGGACTCGCTTTTATGGCCGGCTTTTCTACGGTAAAAGCAGCCATGCAACATCAAACGGCTTCTGGTTTTATCAGCAAACTAATGCTGAGCGAACTAGCGGCTTCCCTGCCTGATTCTATAACAGAAGCAAAGGCTCAGGAATTTGGTTTGCAGGTACTCGACCGCTTCCGCAACCCGTATATTGAGCACAAGTGGATCAGCATTACTCTCCAATACAGCTTTAAAATGAAAACACGGAATGTGGCCTCCATTCTGAATTATTACCGTGTTCACAACCGGGTGCCGGAATATGTATCTCTGGGATTTGCTGCCTATCTGCTTTTTATGAAAGCGGTAAGAGAAGAGCGGAAAGAATTTTATGGAGAAATAAACGGCGAAAATTATCTGATCAGTGATGACAAAGCGGCTTATTACTATGAAAAATGGAATACACTGTCAGTAGAAGAACTGGTAGCCGACGTACTTCAGAATGAAGCTTTATGGGGAGAAAATCTAAGCAATCTCCCTGGTTTTGCTGCTTCAGTAACAGAAAATCTGAAACGCTTGCAATCCGAAGGTGCATTGGCTTGCATAGCGTCATTACTACTAGGAATGCACTCTGATTAA
- the kduI gene encoding 5-dehydro-4-deoxy-D-glucuronate isomerase: MQTRYASSPNEVTSFNTEQLRENFLIENIFTPDTLQFVYSHYDRVIIGGILPIGDISLPTYPELKADYFLERREIGIINVGGAGSIEVEGKQYILHKLDCLYIGKGNKQVVFKSEKAAEPARFFLLSAPAHQKYPTTLMTSSEASPVEMGETKTSNQRTIYKYIHGEGIKSCQLVMGLTVLKSGSVWNTMPAHIHDRRMEAYFYFDVPEEQRVFHLMGQPAQTRHLLVANHQAVISPPWSIHSGAGTSNYSFIWGMAGENYTFTDMDFVAIKDLR; the protein is encoded by the coding sequence ATGCAAACCAGATATGCCAGTAGTCCCAATGAGGTTACAAGCTTCAATACGGAGCAACTCCGGGAAAATTTCCTGATTGAAAATATTTTCACTCCAGATACCCTGCAATTTGTCTATTCTCACTACGACAGGGTAATTATTGGGGGGATACTTCCGATTGGCGATATTTCCTTGCCTACCTATCCGGAACTAAAAGCCGACTATTTCCTGGAACGCCGGGAAATCGGAATAATTAATGTGGGAGGTGCTGGCAGTATTGAAGTGGAAGGAAAGCAGTATATCCTGCATAAGCTCGACTGTTTATACATAGGAAAGGGAAATAAACAGGTAGTATTCAAGAGTGAAAAGGCAGCTGAACCGGCCCGTTTTTTCCTGCTCTCTGCACCAGCCCATCAAAAATATCCCACTACTTTGATGACTTCATCCGAAGCATCGCCAGTGGAAATGGGAGAAACAAAAACCTCTAATCAGCGCACAATCTATAAATATATTCATGGCGAAGGTATCAAAAGCTGCCAGCTGGTGATGGGACTTACTGTACTAAAGTCTGGTAGCGTCTGGAATACCATGCCGGCGCATATACACGACCGGCGCATGGAAGCCTATTTTTATTTTGATGTACCAGAAGAACAACGGGTTTTTCATTTGATGGGGCAACCTGCACAAACCCGCCATTTACTGGTGGCGAATCATCAGGCCGTTATTTCACCACCCTGGTCTATTCATTCCGGCGCTGGCACCAGCAATTATTCATTTATATGGGGCATGGCAGGAGAGAACTATACTTTCACAGACATGGATTTTGTAGCCATCAAAGACCTGCGGTAA
- a CDS encoding SDR family oxidoreductase, whose protein sequence is MAILDLFNLTGKTALVTGCNRGIGKAMATALAQAGADIIGASSSLALQGSDIEKEVMLLGRTFKGYQVDFTDRQSIYTFIGKVTAAHPVIDILVNNAGTILRNPAAEHSDEYWDKVMAVNLDAQFILSRELGKGMLSRGKGKIIFTASLLTFQGGVNVPGYAASKGAVGSLTKALANEWAGKGVNVNAIAPGYIATDNTTALRADPVRNKAILERIPAGRWGETTDLQGATVFLASAASDYIHGTILTVDGGWMGR, encoded by the coding sequence ATGGCAATACTGGATCTGTTTAACTTAACTGGAAAAACCGCACTAGTTACTGGTTGTAACCGGGGTATTGGGAAAGCAATGGCAACCGCATTAGCCCAGGCTGGAGCAGATATTATTGGAGCTTCCAGTTCTCTGGCTTTACAGGGAAGTGATATTGAAAAAGAAGTAATGTTGCTGGGCAGAACATTCAAAGGCTACCAGGTAGATTTTACAGACCGGCAAAGCATCTATACCTTCATCGGTAAAGTTACGGCAGCACATCCGGTCATTGATATTCTGGTAAATAATGCGGGTACCATTCTGCGGAACCCGGCGGCAGAACATTCGGATGAGTACTGGGATAAAGTAATGGCCGTTAACCTGGATGCCCAGTTTATTTTGAGCCGCGAACTTGGGAAAGGGATGCTGAGCCGGGGAAAGGGCAAAATTATTTTTACAGCATCGCTGCTCACCTTCCAGGGAGGTGTAAATGTACCTGGTTATGCGGCCAGTAAGGGTGCAGTAGGTTCACTTACCAAAGCCCTGGCGAATGAGTGGGCTGGTAAAGGCGTAAATGTAAATGCCATTGCCCCAGGCTATATCGCTACCGATAATACCACTGCCTTACGTGCCGATCCTGTCCGCAACAAAGCCATTCTGGAACGTATTCCGGCTGGCCGCTGGGGAGAAACTACCGATTTGCAGGGAGCCACTGTATTTCTGGCATCTGCTGCCTCCGATTATATTCATGGCACTATTCTCACGGTAGATGGCGGCTGGATGGGACGATAA